A genomic region of Torulaspora delbrueckii CBS 1146 chromosome 7, complete genome contains the following coding sequences:
- the TDEL0G00130 gene encoding acetyltransferase (similar to Saccharomyces cerevisiae YJL218W), with translation MEILKQTSNGKLYLPADPAVAQLRLNAQMKFHELNKLSPDRSEEKDRILRELLGSYGDKISIDPPFYCDYGVNIHLGENFYSNYNLVILDCAEVHIGNNVMFGPNVSVYTAGHPIGHKSRLTGEEYALPISIGDNVWVGGNAVILPGVTIGENSVIGAGSIVVKSIPSGVIAAGNPCKVIREVTEEDEKTTQFHAKK, from the coding sequence ATGGAAATCCTGAAACAAACATCTAATGGAAAACTTTACTTACCTGCCGACCCTGCTGTTGCGCAGTTGCGTCTAAATGCccaaatgaaatttcatgaACTGAACAAATTGAGCCCAGATCGCtctgaagagaaagatcgTATTCTTAGAGAATTACTTGGCAGCTATGGTGATAAGATAAGCATCGATCCACCCTTTTATTGTGATTATGGGGTGAATATTCATCTTGGAGAGAATTTCTATTCCAATTACAACTTAGTCATTCTTGATTGTGCTGAAGTTCATATTGGGAATAATGTCATGTTTGGGCCCAATGTGAGTGTATACACAGCTGGCCATCCAATTGGGCACAAATCTCGTCTCACTGGGGAGGAATATGCATTACCGATCTCCATAGGTGACAACGTGTGGGTTGGTGGTAACGCAGTAATTCTACCAGGTGTGACAATAGGTGAGAATTCGGTTATAGGAGCAGGCAGTATTGTCGTAAAGAGTATTCCTTCTGGAGTTATCGCAGCAGGTAATCCTTGTAAGGTGATCAGGGAAGTTactgaggaagatgagaagaCTACGCAATTTCACGCAAAAAAGTGA